A single region of the Oenococcus kitaharae DSM 17330 genome encodes:
- a CDS encoding MarR family winged helix-turn-helix transcriptional regulator, protein METISQTFSELYDKILIRYENSSERSRQVPDLSASDEQYINFLYELDQPTLTSFAEKSQISKPAATRIIQRFLKKGYLSKQPSSQDKRVSYLHLSQQLRAYCQNSYHLFDQVFLQTISVLSPAERTQLAYLMDKVNQQL, encoded by the coding sequence ATGGAAACAATTAGTCAAACCTTTTCTGAACTATACGATAAAATCTTAATTCGCTATGAAAACAGCAGCGAGCGCAGTCGGCAAGTACCAGATCTCTCAGCAAGCGATGAACAATACATTAATTTTTTGTATGAACTCGATCAGCCGACTTTGACAAGTTTTGCCGAAAAATCTCAGATATCAAAACCAGCCGCCACAAGAATTATTCAACGTTTTTTGAAAAAAGGGTATTTAAGCAAACAGCCTTCATCTCAAGACAAAAGGGTTTCTTATCTGCATTTAAGCCAGCAGTTACGAGCTTATTGCCAAAATAGTTATCACTTATTTGACCAGGTATTTCTCCAGACAATTTCAGTCTTGTCACCAGCTGAACGGACCCAGTTAGCATATTTAATGGATAAGGTTAATCAGCAGCTATGA
- a CDS encoding cation transporter, with amino-acid sequence MTAKKIEQTSLLVGILVNLLMSCAGILVYRTTHIEALFVDAYFSMITFFSAIVSLIVSKLSSHRNKMFPGGFFVLEPLYSLFQSVLTVVLLSMSLVTVGIKTYAYFAHGEGSVLDIGPVLPYEMVMILLSWGLSYFYKKQNQKIHNLSTMLFAETQGTFVDGMMSLGIGAAAFILFFIQPNSALGFLRYTGDFFITLLLVMLTIKMPLKVIKSAFGEISGKLLLNPEIRGWIDGCLKKHPLQDVKVQKYLVYKVGMSVKIYVFLDAGKAFIDSGQLSQSKAAILKELSKRLEFVHLAFCLS; translated from the coding sequence ATGACAGCTAAGAAGATTGAACAAACATCATTATTAGTTGGCATCTTGGTGAATTTGCTTATGTCCTGTGCAGGCATCCTCGTCTATCGCACGACACATATTGAAGCCTTATTTGTTGATGCCTATTTTTCCATGATTACTTTTTTCTCGGCGATTGTTTCTTTGATAGTGTCCAAGCTCAGCAGTCATCGCAATAAAATGTTTCCCGGCGGTTTCTTTGTTTTAGAGCCCTTATATTCATTATTTCAATCGGTGCTGACTGTGGTCTTATTATCCATGTCTCTTGTGACTGTCGGCATCAAAACTTATGCCTACTTTGCGCATGGCGAGGGCAGCGTCTTGGATATCGGCCCGGTCTTGCCTTACGAAATGGTCATGATTCTGCTGTCCTGGGGCCTTTCCTATTTTTACAAAAAACAGAACCAGAAAATTCACAATTTAAGCACCATGCTTTTTGCTGAAACGCAGGGGACTTTTGTCGACGGCATGATGTCTTTGGGAATCGGCGCGGCCGCTTTCATTTTGTTTTTCATTCAGCCAAATTCTGCTTTAGGTTTTTTACGCTACACGGGTGATTTTTTCATCACCTTGTTGCTCGTCATGCTGACAATTAAGATGCCTTTAAAGGTGATTAAAAGTGCTTTTGGCGAAATATCCGGCAAATTATTACTGAATCCAGAAATACGCGGCTGGATTGATGGTTGTTTAAAGAAACATCCTTTACAAGACGTTAAGGTGCAAAAATATCTTGTCTATAAAGTCGGTATGTCGGTTAAAATTTACGTTTTTTTGGATGCTGGAAAGGCATTTATTGACAGCGGCCAATTATCCCAAAGCAAAGCCGCTATTTTAAAAGAACTCTCCAAGAGATTAGAGTTTGTTCATTTGGCCTTTTGCTTAAGCTGA